The genomic window TTCCTTCACCTTTTAAGGTGTCCAACATTTTATTATGTGCAGGCCAAAATGTATCTTCTGGGTAACTATCAGTACCTAAGCCATCTTGGTTTGTTACCATTACTAATTCATAGTCGAGTTCTTGTGCTATTTTTTGTAATTGAGAAATAGCCATAGGAACAAACTCTAACTTTTCTAATGAATCTACCTGATAATCTACAGGAGGTTCAACGATAATTGTTCCGTCACGATCAATAAATAATGCCTTTTTCATGAAGCTTGTTCGTAGTTCTGATTATACTTTTGTTTAATTCAGCTCACAATATACGATGTATTTCATTATTGGATTGTCCCGTTTCTCCATTTTTTAACGGTATCGAACCAAACTCTTTTATAATCGAAGGATCTTTTTAATTCATAATGAGTACCCGTAAACTGATTATTGTCTTCCATAAAGTCGAATTCCACCTGCCCATGATTTAAATTACTCTCATATGACCATCGAATTCCACCGTCTATATTAGAGACCTCATTAGGCTCACCAAAAATAATATATACTATTCCTCTGTCGGTTTTCCAGCCTTCCTTATAATCTGTAAACTTAATATTAGCTTCCGTTACTCTATCAAAATACATTTTGATCATACGTTTAGCATTATCTGGTGACCCTGCCACATTTAACCAAAAATTTTCAAATGCTAATCTCGGTCGATCTCCCGATTTAAAAGACATCATCTCATTTTGTGTAGATATATATATCATTGGAGGATAGATATGTCTCATTTTTCTGTACTTAGGAAAATCCTCAGGAACAGACATAAAACCAACACCTTCTCTACTGGCAGTATCTGATTGAATAAAATACAACCCAGTTGATTTAACATCTATTGCTTCATTGGCCATGATCTGAAAACTAGAATCAACTACCATTGGGTTGCCAAGGTTTGGATTTTCTATCATGGGTGGTGGAGCAGGCATAAAATCTGTAGAAAAATGATACACATAATATGGGGTTCCGGCACTACCTTTTACCGTAAAGTTTTCACCTTGTTTGATATAAGCCATACTGCTTCCTAAATCAACATTGAAATTAGTTTGTGCGGAGGCTTCAACAGTAAAGAGAAGAATAGATAGAATTTTAAAGAAGTATGATGCTGTCTTTCTCATTTAAAAAGTCTCGGAATGAGTTTTTAAGTTTTACAGAGAATTAAGTTAATAATTTTTGAAGAAAGTAAGAAGTCAATTTTTATAAGAAACAATGAAAACAAAAAGGTATTCCTAATTTTCACATTAAGAATACCTTTTCTATTCAATCTATGTCTCTCTATCAGCTTGTGTGATATTCATAAACATCACTCAAGTTATTGCTTAGATATTTGTTTTGAATAATTTAATTGCGATAGCAAGCAAGATAATACCAAATACTTTCCTCAAAATATTTGCTCCTCCTTTACCTAATTTCTTTTGAATCCATCCTGAGCTTTTCAAAACGATATAAACAAAAAGTAAATTAAGTATGATACCCAAAAGAATACTCATTTCTGAATATTCTGATTTTAGTGATATAATCGTAGTCATTGATCCTGCTCCTGCAATTAGAGGAAACGCTAAAGGAACAATAGACCCTGAACCTGCATCAGGCTCACTCTTAAAAAGAACTATACCTAAAATCATTTCTATTCCTAAAAGAAACAGAATTATGGCACCTGCAATAGCAAATGAATTTACATCAATACCAAAAAGATTTAGTATTTGTGTACCAACAATCAAGAATAGGATCATGATAATCCCAGCAACGACCGTGGCTTTTCCTGATTCAATTTTCCCTTCTTTTTGTCTTAAATCAATAATAATAGGAATTGAACCTACAATATCAATTACAGAAAATAAAATAAGGGTTACAGATGCAACAGCTTTAAAGCTGACACTTAAATCAAAATCAGTCATGATTTAATCAATTATTTAGTCCTCAATTTTGAAGCCTGCTGCAGTTAAATCTTCCCAATAGCTAGGGTATGATTTTGCTACTACTTCTGGCTCATCAATATTTAATTCACCCAAGATTGACAGTGGAGCAAAAGCCATTGCCATTCTGTGGTCTTCGTATGTATGAATAGTTTGTCCATCGATTGAAATACCTCCAGCTGGAACGATGATCTCTTCATCACCAATTACTTCAATCTCTAAACCTAATTTTTTGATCTCATTTTGAAGAGCAGCAATTCTATCTGTCTCTTTAATTCTCAAGCTTTGAAGACCAATCATACGCCCTTCCATACCTAAAGCTGCTACTAAAGATACAATAGTTTGTGCAAGGTCTGGGCAGTGTGTAAAGTCAAAAAAGAACTTTTCTGCTTTTTCTGTTTTAGTTAAACGTACACCATCTGCTTCAAAAGTTGATTTCACACCCAATTGCTCCATGATCTCAACAATGGCTTTATCTCCTTGAAGAGAATCTTCTCTAAGGTGCATAATCTTGATGTCAGCTTCTTCACTTAGAGCAGCAATTGAATACCAGTAGCTCGCACCAGACCAATCTGATTCAATAGTATAATTACCTGCTTTATACTCTTGAGGAGCAACAGTAATTGTATTATCCTCCCAAGTATACTTTACTCCAAAACGTTCCATTAGACTTAAAGTCATCATGATATACGGTTTTGAAGCTACCGTTCCTTCTAATACTAATTTGATCCCTTGTGGTAATGTAGGACCAACTAGTAATAAAGCTGAAATATATTGACTACTTACATCCCCTCTAATACTTACTGTATCTGTTTTTTGTGTAAAACCATTGATCTTATGAGGAGGGTATCCATCATTCTTTAGATATTCAACATCTGCTCCAAGGCTTCTTAATGCATCTACTAAAATACCAATTGGTCTTTCTTGCATACGAGCAGTACCTGTCATGATCGTCTTACGATTATTGGCTGTAACATATGCAGTTAAAAAACGCATCGTAGTACCTGCATCAAGAACATCAAGAGTTTCATCATTAGATGCTAAAAGACGCATCATTGTCTGAGTATCTCTTGCTTTAGAGATGTTTCCTAATTCAATGTTTTCTTTTGCAGAAGCTTGAATAATCAATGCTCTGTTCGACTCACTTTTAGATGATACCAATGGCACATCTAACTTTACAGTTTTAGAAGGGTGAAATATTTTCATCGTCTTTTTTGTTAGTTCTGTTGGTTTTCAAATAGTTCCATTTCAAAAAGATTACTTAAATGCTGCTTAAGTACCTTTTCTACTTCTTGCATGTCCACCTCTTTACCTAGTTCAAACTGCATAGATGTTACAGCTTTATCTGAAATACCACAAGGAACAATATTTCCAAAGTAATTAAGGTTTGCGTTTACGTTGAGGGCAAATCCATGCATAGTTACCCAACGGGATGTTTTTACACCCATCGCACATATTTTTCTTGGGTTTGGATCGCCGTTTTCACCAATCCAAACACCTGTAAGTCCATCAATACGACCTGCTTTGATTCCGTAATCACCTAAAGTTAAGATGACTGCTTCTTCTAGTAATCGTAGATATTTATGGATATCTGTAAAAAAGTTATCCAAATCGAGAATAGGATACCCTACTATCTGGCCTGGACCATGATAAGTGATATCTCCACCTCTATTAATTTTGAAAAACTCTACATGTTCTCTTTCAAGACCTTTTTGATCTAATAGTAGATGCTCTTCTTTACCGCTTTTTCCTAAAGTATATACATGAGGGTGCTCCACAAACAATAAATAATTCTTTGTAGGGATTTCTTCCTCTCCTCTGTCTTTTCTTCTTCTATTCTCGAGTTTTGTTTGAACGATTCCGTCAAATAACTCTGTTTGATAGTCCCATGCCTTGCCATAAGGCATATTACCTAAATCTTGAAATTCTACTTTCTTGTTCATGACAACTTTGATCAAAACGATACTGTACTGCGAAATTGCACAAAAAAAACCTCTTCTAATGCAAGAAGAGGTTGATATCTATAAAAAAGATAGAATATTTTAACTCGTAGACTTGATGTATGCCAAAAATTCCCCTTGAACACCTAGTGTATTCGCTAATTTTAGCATAGCAGTAGCCTCCATCTCACTTATGTAGCCTTTTCTATTATTGGCATCCCAAGCGAGACATATATATTTTAAGCGCGTTTCTGAAGGGAATTCTAACATTACCTCTGATAGGTAATCTTTTGCTCTGTCAAAAGCATTCACATAGTCTTCTGCGATAAATTGAGTAGCCCACTCTAACTCATCATGACCTTGAATATTTGTTGCAGTTTCCTCCAAAATTGCCTGCTCGTCTTCGTCTAGTCCGTGATAATGGAATATCACTGATTTGATCAATAAGTAAGCTTTTTTCTCTTCACTAGTCATTTTTGCCTGTAACGAGGTTTAATCAAGACAAATATAACATTATAAGTCGTTCAACCAAATAAACGTTAACGTAAAACACTATTCATATTCACACTTTATACTTCAAATCTTTGTGAATAAACAACTTAGAGAAAAATAGCTTTTATCATATTTCAATAAATTCTTTCTATGAAATAGATTACTTATGTAATAAAAAAGAGGTAAAAGCCTTCACTTTTACCTCTCAGTATCTATCAATTTTGAGATTACTTCACTTTTTGTTGGAAGTATTCTAATGTTCTTTTTAAACCTTCAGATCGATCAATCTTTGGCTCCCAATCTAAGATTTCCTTTGCTTTTGTAATATCTGGTCTACGTTGTTTGGGATCATCCTTAGGTAATTCTTGGTAAGTTACCTTACTACCTGAATTAGTAATCTCAACAATTTCATCCGCAAATTGCTTGATTGTGATCTCTTGAGGATTACCAATATTCACTGGGTAATGATAATCTGACAATGTTAAGCGATAAATTCCGTCAACCAAATCATCTACATAACAGAATGATCTAGTTTGAGAACCATCTCCAAATACTGTGATATCTTCTCCTCTTAATGCCTGACTCATAAAAGCAGGTAATGCTCTACCATCATTCAGACGCATTCTTGGTCCATAAGTATTGAAGATTCTGACAATACCAGTATCAATACCGTGGTAATTATGGTATCCCATAGTAATTGCCTCTTGGAATCTTTTTGCTTCATCATATACACCTCTTGGACCAATTGGGTTTACATTACCCCAATATTCTTCTGGTTGAGGGTGTACACTTGGGTCCCCGTATACTTCTGAAGTTGAAGCAATAATGAAACGAGCTTTCTTTACTCTCGCTAATCCTAATAAATTATATGGTGCTAAAGAGCCTACTTTTAAAGTTTGGATAGGCATCTCTAAATAATCAATAGGACTTGCTGGTGATGCAAAATGAAGAATGTAGTCTAATTCTCCAGAAACGTGTACAAACTTGGTTACATCATGGTGATAGAACTCAAAGTTGGGATTACCAAACAAGTGAGAGATGTTGTCTTCACTTCCTGTTAGAAAGTTATCCATTCCTACCACTTTAAACCCATTTGCCAAAAACTTATCGCACAAATGAGAACCTAAGAAGCCTGCCGCTCCTGTAATCAGTACTCTTTTCATTCTTAATTGTATCGTAGTAATAAAAAATAATTTTAAAGATAATCTTCAATATCTCCTGCCCCCTGACGGATGACTTCAAAATCTCCATCTCTTAGGTCAACAACAGTAGATAAATGTATGTTTCCATACCCTCCATCAATTACAGCATCAACTTGATTTCCGTAATCTTCATAGATTAATTCTGGGTCTGTTGGATATTCTAAAATATCATCATCTTGTTTCAAAGAAGTTGTAACAATAGGATTACCTAATAACCTTACTAACTCCCTTGGAATATTATGATCGGGTACACGGATACCCACTTCTTTCTTTTTTGTATCTACCAATTTAGGTACAGAACTACTGGCCTTCATGATAAATGTAAATGGACCTGGTAACGATTTTTTCAACACTCTAAAAACAGGTGTATCAATCTGTTTTACATAATTTGTAATGTCTGACAGGTCGTAGCAAATAAATGCAAGATTCATTTTATTGGCTTTTAAACCTTTAAAACGAAGTAACTTTTTTAATGCTGATTGATTGGTTAAGTCACAACCTACACCATATACAGTATCTGTAGGATAAATTACTAATCCACCTCGTTTTAAAACGTTTACTACCTCATTTAAAATACGTTCTTGTGGATTGTCAGGATTGATTCTAAAAAAATCTGCCATGGTCTTAATATTTATTCATGTGAAGATAATGGTTGCTTTTTAATTTATATGCACAAAAGAAGGTAACACATAAAATATTTACTATATATTGCTATGATTAATTTAAATATTAATACCTAAAATGGCATACATAACGATTCCAGTTAAAACAACTTATCTGGAAATTACAGAAGACAAAATTGTTCCTTTTGAATTTAAAAATAAGGTAGCAATTGAGAGATGGATTCCTGAGAATGTGGATGAGTATTTAACGCTTTATAAACAAGTGGGAGACGATTGGGGATGGACTGGAAGAATCCTTATGCCACAAGATGAATTAAAGAAATGGTTGTTTTCAGAAAATTGTGTTTTGTATATCCTAAGAGTAGATAATGATCATGCAGGGTTTATTGAATTTGATTTATCACAGGAGAACAAAGCTGAAATCGTGTACTTTGGGCTTTTAAAGCAATTTATTGGCAGACAACTCGGTTTACCATTTTTAAGTCAATCGACAGAAATGATGTTCAAAAAATTACAAATTGAAGATGTATGGCTACATACCTGTGAATATGATCATCCTTCTGCTATTAGAATATATCAAAAGCTAGGGTTTTACATCACACAAGAGACAATTGATGAAGAACCTTATGATGAAGATTTTTTAAAAGCTTTTAAAGAGAAATACTCATAACCCTATTCCAAAATAAGAAACATT from Flammeovirga agarivorans includes these protein-coding regions:
- a CDS encoding GWxTD domain-containing protein, whose product is MRKTASYFFKILSILLFTVEASAQTNFNVDLGSSMAYIKQGENFTVKGSAGTPYYVYHFSTDFMPAPPPMIENPNLGNPMVVDSSFQIMANEAIDVKSTGLYFIQSDTASREGVGFMSVPEDFPKYRKMRHIYPPMIYISTQNEMMSFKSGDRPRLAFENFWLNVAGSPDNAKRMIKMYFDRVTEANIKFTDYKEGWKTDRGIVYIIFGEPNEVSNIDGGIRWSYESNLNHGQVEFDFMEDNNQFTGTHYELKRSFDYKRVWFDTVKKWRNGTIQ
- a CDS encoding MarC family protein, with the translated sequence MTDFDLSVSFKAVASVTLILFSVIDIVGSIPIIIDLRQKEGKIESGKATVVAGIIMILFLIVGTQILNLFGIDVNSFAIAGAIILFLLGIEMILGIVLFKSEPDAGSGSIVPLAFPLIAGAGSMTTIISLKSEYSEMSILLGIILNLLFVYIVLKSSGWIQKKLGKGGANILRKVFGIILLAIAIKLFKTNI
- the aroA gene encoding 3-phosphoshikimate 1-carboxyvinyltransferase, with amino-acid sequence MKIFHPSKTVKLDVPLVSSKSESNRALIIQASAKENIELGNISKARDTQTMMRLLASNDETLDVLDAGTTMRFLTAYVTANNRKTIMTGTARMQERPIGILVDALRSLGADVEYLKNDGYPPHKINGFTQKTDTVSIRGDVSSQYISALLLVGPTLPQGIKLVLEGTVASKPYIMMTLSLMERFGVKYTWEDNTITVAPQEYKAGNYTIESDWSGASYWYSIAALSEEADIKIMHLREDSLQGDKAIVEIMEQLGVKSTFEADGVRLTKTEKAEKFFFDFTHCPDLAQTIVSLVAALGMEGRMIGLQSLRIKETDRIAALQNEIKKLGLEIEVIGDEEIIVPAGGISIDGQTIHTYEDHRMAMAFAPLSILGELNIDEPEVVAKSYPSYWEDLTAAGFKIED
- the lipB gene encoding lipoyl(octanoyl) transferase LipB, with the translated sequence MNKKVEFQDLGNMPYGKAWDYQTELFDGIVQTKLENRRRKDRGEEEIPTKNYLLFVEHPHVYTLGKSGKEEHLLLDQKGLEREHVEFFKINRGGDITYHGPGQIVGYPILDLDNFFTDIHKYLRLLEEAVILTLGDYGIKAGRIDGLTGVWIGENGDPNPRKICAMGVKTSRWVTMHGFALNVNANLNYFGNIVPCGISDKAVTSMQFELGKEVDMQEVEKVLKQHLSNLFEMELFENQQN
- a CDS encoding UDP-glucuronic acid decarboxylase family protein, which codes for MKRVLITGAAGFLGSHLCDKFLANGFKVVGMDNFLTGSEDNISHLFGNPNFEFYHHDVTKFVHVSGELDYILHFASPASPIDYLEMPIQTLKVGSLAPYNLLGLARVKKARFIIASTSEVYGDPSVHPQPEEYWGNVNPIGPRGVYDEAKRFQEAITMGYHNYHGIDTGIVRIFNTYGPRMRLNDGRALPAFMSQALRGEDITVFGDGSQTRSFCYVDDLVDGIYRLTLSDYHYPVNIGNPQEITIKQFADEIVEITNSGSKVTYQELPKDDPKQRRPDITKAKEILDWEPKIDRSEGLKRTLEYFQQKVK
- a CDS encoding L-threonylcarbamoyladenylate synthase yields the protein MADFFRINPDNPQERILNEVVNVLKRGGLVIYPTDTVYGVGCDLTNQSALKKLLRFKGLKANKMNLAFICYDLSDITNYVKQIDTPVFRVLKKSLPGPFTFIMKASSSVPKLVDTKKKEVGIRVPDHNIPRELVRLLGNPIVTTSLKQDDDILEYPTDPELIYEDYGNQVDAVIDGGYGNIHLSTVVDLRDGDFEVIRQGAGDIEDYL
- a CDS encoding GNAT family N-acetyltransferase, which gives rise to MAYITIPVKTTYLEITEDKIVPFEFKNKVAIERWIPENVDEYLTLYKQVGDDWGWTGRILMPQDELKKWLFSENCVLYILRVDNDHAGFIEFDLSQENKAEIVYFGLLKQFIGRQLGLPFLSQSTEMMFKKLQIEDVWLHTCEYDHPSAIRIYQKLGFYITQETIDEEPYDEDFLKAFKEKYS